The region CTACTATCAAGGGAAGGTATGACTATAGGAGGAGGGAGTGCAGTTGTAACCATAATGTATCTTATAAATATGCTCTTTTTTCTCTTAGCATCAATTTTATTCATCATATTTTTTAAAGAAAGCCTCCCCCAGAATCTCTGGTGGAATAGAGTCTTTTATCTATTAATAACCTCAATAGCTGTTTTCTCTTTTCTTTTCTTCCTCTTTGCCTTAAAACCAAGGAGACTTTTTAATTTAACAGAAAGGGTTATGAAAATGAGATGGCCAAAAAGACTGAGTGAGGAAAAGAGGAGAAAAATTATAGATGGAATAAATAAGAACATTGAAAGATACCATAGGGGAATAACACTCCTGTTTAAAAAGAAAAGTCTTGTTCCAATATTGATCCTTATAACCTTTGGATACTGGTTTATTTTTCTGAACCTTTCACCATCAATCCTCAACTCTTTAAATGTAAAATTTAATTATTTAAGAGCTGTCATAACACAATTTATCTTCCACTTCTTTGTTACATTGGCAGCTACTCCAGGTGGGAGTGGCATCGCAGAAGCTGGATATTCATCGCTATTCTCCTCTTTTGTTCCCCCAGAGAAGCTCTTTGCACTCACATTTTTGTGGCGTTTCTTTACATACTATATATATCTAATACTTGGAGGTATCTTTTCAATCTCTGAGATAAAGAAACTCAACCTGAAAGATCTAACAGAACCTCACCGTCAAAGAGAAGATTGATATTCTCTGGTGTTATGACCTCTTCCTTTACGCCCTCCTCAAGAATTCTCCCATCCTTTAAAAATATAACTCTATCGGAGAGGAGCTTTACAGAACTCAAATGATGGAAAACACTTATCATACTCTTTCCCTCTCCCTTTACCTCAAGAAGTATCTTTAAAATTCTGGTTCTAAATCTTAAATCAAGATGGGAGAGAGGTTCGTCCAAAAGAATTATGGGAGTTTCCTGAGATAGAACTCTGGAAAGGAGGGCAAGTTGCTTTTCCCCCTCAGAGAGAGATAGAAAATCTCTATCCTTTAGATGCAAAATCCCGACTCTATCCATCCAGTATAACACCTTATCGTAATCATTTTTTCTAACAAACCCATTTATGTATGGAGTTCTACCGAGAAGGACATAGTTAAACACAGTTAGTGGAAAGGTAAGATTTGGTCTCTGTGGAACATAGGAAAGTATCCTCGCCCTTTCCCTGTTTTTTAATTTCAGTATTTCCCTTCCTTCAAACTTGACACTTCCCTCATCTGGCTTTATAAAACCAAGAATTATCTTTATAAGTGTAGACTTTCCACTTCCATTTGGACCAAAGATTGTTAAAGATTCACCCTTTAAAAGACTGAAACTAACACCCTTTAGCACCTCAACCCCTCTCCTGTATGAAAAGTGAATATTATTAATATCAAGAATACCTACCATGGTCTTTCCCTCCAGAGAATATAGAAAAAGAATGGAGCTCCAAGGAGAGAGGTAATTATTGATACAGGTATCTCTGTGGGTGAGAATACTGTTCTTGAAATAAGATCAGAGAGCATGAGGAGTGCTCCACCTGATACAACTGATAGTGGAATGAGCTTAAGATGGTCTGTTCCAAATATCCCCCTTAATATATTTGGAACCATCAGTCCTATAAAACCTATGATTCCCGATACATACACACTGCTTCCTGTGAGTAATGCAATGAGAATTAAAAGAATTGTTCTCGTAAAAACAACATTTACTCCAAGTGAGGTTGCCTCATGCTCTCCCAATATGTAAACATTTAGAGGTAGGTACATGAAAATTGAAATGATGAGAGATACAAGGAAGAAGGGTATAATAACCTTCACACTTAACCATGTGGCATTGGATAATCCAGTCATTGACCAGAAAACAGATTTGTTTAGAACATCCCTTCCCCAGACTGTGAACAGAGTGGAGAGGGAGGAGAAAAGATAGTTCAATGCAATGCCTGAGAGAAGTAGAGTTAATGGGGATATTCTTCCTTTTATTTTACTTATCATAAACACAAGAAAGGTTGAAAACAAAGCTCCCAGAAAGGAGAATACAGAAAGAGAGTGGGGAAATAAGCCCTCCAGACCAAGGAAGAGAGAGAGGGTTACAAAAAAATTTGCTCCAGATGATATACCAAAGAGATATGGATCTGCAAGGGGATTTAGGAATAGAGTTTGGGAGAGGAGTCCTGCAAGAGAAAGTGAAGCTCCCACAAAGAATGCACCTATCACCCTTGGGAGCCTCACTTTTAAAATTATCTCTTCTCCATTTGATGGATGAAGAATAGAGAAAATAATCTCCTTAAACTCATATTTAACAGTTCCGAAGGAGAGGGAGAGTACAAAGATAAGAAAGAGGAGAAGGATGAGAGAGGGAATAAAATATTTCCTCACTATCTCGCTACAGAGAGTGCTG is a window of Caldisericia bacterium DNA encoding:
- a CDS encoding flippase-like domain-containing protein — protein: LLTIIIVISLWFMDGLRLYTLLRFFKVKISLFKCIKINLLSLFLASITPFGSGGMVGKIYLLSREGMTIGGGSAVVTIMYLINMLFFLLASILFIIFFKESLPQNLWWNRVFYLLITSIAVFSFLFFLFALKPRRLFNLTERVMKMRWPKRLSEEKRRKIIDGINKNIERYHRGITLLFKKKSLVPILILITFGYWFIFLNLSPSILNSLNVKFNYLRAVITQFIFHFFVTLAATPGGSGIAEAGYSSLFSSFVPPEKLFALTFLWRFFTYYIYLILGGIFSISEIKKLNLKDLTEPHRQRED
- a CDS encoding ABC transporter ATP-binding protein translates to MVGILDINNIHFSYRRGVEVLKGVSFSLLKGESLTIFGPNGSGKSTLIKIILGFIKPDEGSVKFEGREILKLKNRERARILSYVPQRPNLTFPLTVFNYVLLGRTPYINGFVRKNDYDKVLYWMDRVGILHLKDRDFLSLSEGEKQLALLSRVLSQETPIILLDEPLSHLDLRFRTRILKILLEVKGEGKSMISVFHHLSSVKLLSDRVIFLKDGRILEEGVKEEVITPENINLLFDGEVLLDLSG
- a CDS encoding iron ABC transporter permease, with protein sequence MRKYFIPSLILLLFLIFVLSLSFGTVKYEFKEIIFSILHPSNGEEIILKVRLPRVIGAFFVGASLSLAGLLSQTLFLNPLADPYLFGISSGANFFVTLSLFLGLEGLFPHSLSVFSFLGALFSTFLVFMISKIKGRISPLTLLLSGIALNYLFSSLSTLFTVWGRDVLNKSVFWSMTGLSNATWLSVKVIIPFFLVSLIISIFMYLPLNVYILGEHEATSLGVNVVFTRTILLILIALLTGSSVYVSGIIGFIGLMVPNILRGIFGTDHLKLIPLSVVSGGALLMLSDLISRTVFSPTEIPVSIITSLLGAPFFFYILWRERPW